A single genomic interval of Pyrus communis chromosome 7, drPyrComm1.1, whole genome shotgun sequence harbors:
- the LOC137739861 gene encoding beta-ketoacyl-[acyl-carrier-protein] synthase III, chloroplastic-like, whose amino-acid sequence MNGKEVFRFAVRVVPQSIEYSLAKAGLPASSIDWLLLHQANQRILDAVSTCIQIPSEQVISNLANYGNTSAGSIPLALDEAVRSGKVKPGHTIAAAGFGAGLTWASTIFRWG is encoded by the exons ATGAATGGTAAAGAGGTCTTTCGCTTTGCTGTGCGTGTTGTGCCACAGTCAATTGAGTATTCCCTTGCAAAGGCTGGTCTCCCTGCATCTAGCATTGATTGGTTACTGCTCCATCAG GCAAACCAGAGGATCCTTGATGCGGTTTCTACTTGCATTCAAATCCCATCAGAACAGGTGATTTCAAACTTGGCAAACTATGGCAACACGAGCGCTGGTTCCATACCGTTGGCATTGGACGAAGCTGTGAGAAGCGGGAAGGTGAAACCAGGCCATACTATTGCAGCTGCCGGTTTTGGAGCAGGTCTGACTTGGGCTTCTACCATTTTCAGATGGGGTTGA
- the LOC137741079 gene encoding probable xyloglucan galactosyltransferase GT19, with protein MASMSTLLISTSFLLFFFSTTTTVRLCSAQIPGNNLDRPQSDFDCTGRWIHIRQLPPSFNLDLLSNCSGYPLFNDFCPHLANNGLGQKTHNISHSWYRTDPLMLELIFHRRMLEYPCLASDPQSANAVYLPYYSGIDALRYLYGPDYNSSSEQGLNLFDFLTNDDPVSWYRHMGQDHFLVLARPAMDFSQPLRNDPPLWGTSLLELPQFFNVTALTVEARAWPWQEHAVPYPTSFHPPNLSLLETWLQRARRSRRTTFMMFAGGGGVGNNPNIRRSIRNECENNTKANNVTSNNNLGRFGSGGVRYTKLCDIVDCSHGICEYDPIRFMRPMLQASFCLQPPGDTPTRRSTFDSIVAGCIPVFFEDSSAKTQYGWHLPEDQYGEFSVFIPKEDVVFKETRVLDVLRSIPRARVRRMREKVLEMLPRVMYRRHGSSMGLRAKKDAFDLAIDGVLNKIKSRVLVQPRVFP; from the coding sequence ATGGCCTCCATGTCCACTTTACTAATCTCCACctctttccttctcttcttcttctccaccaccaccaccgtccGACTATGCTCCGCCCAAATCCCCGGAAACAATCTCGACCGTCCTCAATCCGACTTCGACTGCACTGGTCGTTGGATCCATATCCGACAGCTCCCCCCGTCCTTCAACCTGGATCTCCTCTCCAATTGCTCTGGCTACCCTCTGTTCAACGACTTCTGCCCTCACTTGGCCAACAATGGCCTTGGCCAGAAAACCCATAATATTTCTCACAGCTGGTACCGAACCGACCCGTTAATGCTGGAGCTTATTTTCCACCGTCGGATGCTCGAATACCCATGCCTCGCCTCAGATCCCCAATCTGCCAACGCCGTCTACCTCCCTTACTACTCCGGCATCGACGCCCTCCGTTATCTCTACGGCCCTGATTACAATTCCAGCTCTGAGCAGGGCCTCAATTTGTTCGATTTTTTGACCAATGACGACCCGGTTTCTTGGTATAGGCATATGGGTCAAGACCATTTCTTGGTTTTGGCCCGACCCGCTATGGATTTCTCCCAGCCGTTGCGAAACGATCCGCCGCTGTGGGGGACTTCGCTGCTCGAATTGCCGCAGTTTTTTAATGTCACCGCTTTGACAGTGGAGGCTCGTGCCTGGCCATGGCAGGAGCACGCTGTGCCTTATCCGACATCGTTCCATCCACCCAATTTATCCTTATTGGAGACGTGGTTGCAGCGAGCGAGGCGGTCCCGCCGCACCACATTTATGATGTTTGCCGGCGGCGGCGGTGTTGGAAATAATCCGAACATTAGGAGGAGTATTAGGAACGAGTGTGAAAACAACACCAAAGCAAATAATGTGACTTCAAACAACAATTTGGGGAGGTTTGGAAGTGGGGGTGTCAGGTACACAAAGTTGTGTGACATTGTGGATTGCTCCCATGGGATATGTGAGTATGACCCAATTAGGTTCATGAGGCCAATGCTGCAGGCTAGTTTCTGCCTACAGCCTCCGGGTGACACCCCGACGAGGCGGTCCACATTTGACAGCATTGTGGCTGGCTGCATCCCCGTATTCTTTGAGGACTCGTCTGCCAAAACGCAGTACGGGTGGCACTTGCCAGAGGATCAGTACGGGGAGTTCTCGGTGTTTATACCGAAGGAGGATGTGGTGTTCAAGGAAACTAGGGTTTTGGATGTGCTTAGGAGCATTCCTAGGGCTAGAGTGAGAAGGATGAGGGAGAAGGTGTTGGAGATGTTACCAAGAGTTATGTATAGAAGGCATGGGAGCTCAATGGGATTGAGAGCTAAGAAGGATGCTTTTGATCTTGCGATTGATGGTGTTTTGAACAAGATTAAATCTAGGGTTCTAGTTCAACCTAGGGTTTTCCCTTAG
- the LOC137740936 gene encoding uncharacterized protein, producing the protein MGSPTRIGNLRNPNETMRLAVTIFVGAVVGFFLGVSFPTISLTKMNLPSTLFPSIDLSCIEEKYSGFSPQVLLSALSSLKGNEQRTETYVSQETKIWVPTNPRGAESLAPGIIASESDFYLHRLWGLPSEDLLVKPKYLVTFTVGCAQKKNVDAAVKKFSENFTILLFHYDGLTSEWDEFEWSKRAIHMSIQKQTKWWYAKRFLHPDIVAPYEYVFIWDEDLGLEHFDAEKYIKLVKKHGLEISQPGLDPKSGLTWQMTRRRENSEVHMQTEERPGWCSDPHLPPCASFVEIMAPVFSRDAWRCVWHMIQNDLVHGWGLDFALRNCVEPAHKKIGVVDAQWIVHQGVPSLGNQGQAEGGRAPWEGVRERCHSEWAMFQARMTGAEKAYFEEMGVDPPNSTAH; encoded by the exons ATGGGGTCTCCGACACGCAT CGGAAATTTAAGAAACCCCAATGAGACAATGAGGCTTGCAGTGACAATCTTTGTTGGAGCTGTAGTCGGGTTCTTTTTAGGAGTATCGTTTCCAACAATTTCGTTGACTAAG ATGAATCTTCCGTCCACCCTTTTTCCTTCAATTGATCTTTCGTGCATAGAGGAAAAGTACTCCGGGTTTTCACCCCAAGTGTTGTTGAGTGCCTTGTCTTCTTTGAAGGGAAACGAGCAGCGCACTGAAACATATGTGTCTCAGGAGACAAAG ATTTGGGTTCCAACTAATCCTCGTGGGGCTGAAAGCCTAGCGCCTGGTATCATTGCATCTGAGTCGGATTTCTATCTTCACCGACTATGGGGTCTGCCCAGTGAG GACTTACTTGTCAAGCCAAAGTATCTTGTAACCTTTACTGTAGGTTGTGCTCAGAAAAAAAACGTTGATGCAGCAGTGAAAAAG TTTTCAGAGAATTTCACCATACTTTTGTTTCACTACGATGGTTTGACAAGTGAATGGGATGAGTTTGAATGGTCGAAGCGAGCTATCCACATGAGCATTCAGAAGCAAACTAAATG GTGGTATGCCAAGCGGTTTTTGCATCCTGACATTGTGGCACCGTACGAATACGTATTTATTTGGGATGAGGATCTTGGTCTGGAACACTTTGATGCTGAGAA ATACATAAAATTGGTAAAGAAACATGGTTTGGAAATATCACAGCCAGGTTTAGATCCAAAGAGTGGGCTAACATGGCAGATGACAAGGCGGAGAGAAAACAGCGAAGTTCACAT GCAGACAGAGGAGAGACCTGGTTGGTGCAGTGATCCGCATTTGCCACCATGTGCATC GTTTGTTGAAATTATGGCACCTGTGTTTTCTCGGGATGCATGGCGTTGTGTCTGGCATATGATTCAG AATGACCTGGTCCATGGCTGGGGTCTGGATTTTGCTCTTAGAAATTGTGTTGAG CCTGCACATAAGAAAATTGGAGTCGTGGACGCGCAATGGATTGTCCATCAAGGCGTTCCTTCACTCGGGAACCAA GGGCAAGCGGAGGGTGGAAGAGCACCATGGGAAGGGGTAAGGGAGAGGTGTCATAGCGAATGGGCAATGTTTCAAGCACGAATGACCGGCGCCGAGAAAGCATATTTTGAGGAAATGGGAGTTGATCCTCCAAATTCAACAGCTCATTAG
- the LOC137738781 gene encoding uncharacterized protein has protein sequence MESAAAWVDAQEWEVCNDDGFVFKRRKRRRVDADADESVPAPPSSASADLQEDPQKLRRERRRKFLLKLRAKYQAEIDQWELLSSTLRAMEERAQQREEEQHRMEEREREDTASLDGSGVLEIQGTESCCGSLVDELLLQVDAHAAIISNVSSLCDTADALCKVEEERIAPLFFGIPISSSPRELMRSLQW, from the exons ATGGAGTCTGCAGCAGCTTGGGTGGACGCCCAAGAGTGGGAGGTCTGCAACGACGACGGCTTCGTCTTCAAGCGGAGGAAGCGGCGCCGGGTCGACGCAGATGCCGACGAGTCGGTCCCGGCTCCACCGTCCTCGGCCTCCGCGGATCTACAGGAGGATCCCCAGAAACTCCGGAGAGAGCGGAGGAGGAAGTTTCTTCTCAAACTCAGAGCTAAGTACCAGGCGGAGATCGACCAGTGGGAACTTCTGTCGAGCACGTTGCGCGCAATGGAGGAGAGGGCGCAGCAACGAGAGGAGGAGCAGCATAGAATGGAAGAGCGAGAACGGGAGGATACGGCGTCGTTGGATGGGTCTGGGGTGTTAGAGATTCAGGGGACAGAGTCCTGTTGTGGGTCGTTGGTGGATGAGCTTCTCTTGCAG GTAGACGCACACGCAGCGATCATTAGTAATGTTTCGAGTCTCTGTGACACAGCGGACGCACTATGTAAGGTAGAAGAGGAACGGATTGCTCCGCTTTTCTTCGGTATTCCAATCAGCAGTTCACCGAGGGAGCTCATGAGATCGCTGCAATGGTAG
- the LOC137740892 gene encoding glucuronokinase 1-like: MDMDDHQTSSSEAAVIQHRAYARVGLLGNPSDVYYGRTISFSVGNFWATVRLQPSDDLVIQPHPTHDLVVFRSLDHLVNRLGSEGYYGGVRLLMAICKVFFDYCKENAIELETRNFTLSYDTNIPRQTGLSGSSAIVCAALSCLLDFHKVRHLIKVEVRPGLVLNAEKQLGIVAGLQDRVAQVYGGLVYMEFAKENMDTLGHGIYTPMDVSLLPHLHLIYAENPSDSGKVHSTVRQRWLNGDEFIISSMTEVANIALEGRMALLEKDYTKLASLMNRNFDLRRSMFGDDALGALNIEMVEVARRVGAASKFTGSGGAVVVFCPDGPSQVKLLEDECQKAGFKLEPIEVIPSLLNEVDLQTLSK; this comes from the exons ATGGATATGGACGACCACCAGACGTCGTCGTCGGAAGCGGCGGTGATCCAACACAGGGCGTACGCCAGGGTGGGGCTGCTTGGTAACCCGAGCGACGTCTACTACGGCCGCACGATCTCCTTCAGCGTCGGAAACTTCTGGGCCACCGTAAGGTTGCAGCCGTCCGATGATCTCGTCATCCAGCCCCACCCCACCCACGACCTCGTCGTCTTCCGATCCCTCGATCACCTG GTGAATCGGTTAGGTAGTGAGGGATATTATGGAGGTGTTCGATTGTTGATGGCGATTTGCAAAGTGTTCTTCGATTATTGCAAGGAAAATGCGATCGAATTGGAAACTCGAAATTTCACTCTCTCGTATGATACCAATATCCCTCGCCAG ACAGGACTTTCGGGATCTAGTGCGATTGTGTGTGCAGCCCTGAGCTGCCTTCTTGACTTCCACAAGGTTAGGCATTTAATCAAAGTGGAGGTCCGCCCCGGCCTCGTCCTTAATGCCGAGAAGCAACTTGGCATTGTTGCCGGTCTTCAAGATCGGGTGGCGCAGGTTTATGGCGGCCTCGTTTACATG GAATTTGCCAAGGAAAACATGGATACTTTGGGGCATGGAATTTACACACCCATGGATGTTAGTCTTCTCCCGCATCTTCACCTCATCTATGCCGAGAATCCAAGTGATTCTGGGAAG GTACATAGTACCGTTCGTCAAAGGTGGCTCAACGGTGATGAGTTTATAATATCATCAATGACAGAAGTTGCAAATATTGCACTAGAAGGAAGGATGGCCTTACTTGAAAAGGACTACACTAAATTAGCTTCTCTGATGAACAGAAATTTTGACCTTAGAAG AAGCATGTTTGGAGACGATGCTTTGGGTGCTTTAAACATAGAAATGGTGGAGGTAGCCCGAAGGGTGGGTGCAGCATCCAAGTTCACAGGTAGCGGAGGGGCAGTCGTCGTCTTTTGTCCCGATGGTCCTTCACAAGTGAAACTCTTGGAGGACGAGTGTCAAAAGGCTGGCTTTAAACTCGAACCGATAGAAGTCATTCCCTCTCTTCTAAACGAGGTTGATCTACAAACCTTATCAAAATAG
- the LOC137739316 gene encoding golgin candidate 6-like: protein MDLVSGYKGVVGLVFGNEKSGSSNEDSYIERLLDCISNGKLAEDRRTAMLELQSVVAESSAAQLAFGAMGFPVMMGILKEERDDVEMVRGALETLVSALTPIDQAKGPKIEIQPAIMNTDLLSREADSISLLLSLLSEEDFYVRYYTLQLLTALLTNSRNRLQEAILTIPRGITRLMDMLMDREVIRNEALLLLTYLTREAEEIQKIVVFEGAFEKIFSIIKEEGGSDGGVVVQDCIELLNNLIRNTASNQILLRETMGFDPLMSILKLRGSTYSFTQQKTINLLSALETVNLLIMGGSEADPGKDANKLTNRTTLAQKKVLDHLLMLGVESQWAPVAVRCSALRCIGNLIAGHPKNLDALASKFLGEGPQEPALNSILRIILRTSSIQEFVAADYVFKSFCENNADGQTMLASTLIPQPHSMIHAPVEEDVNMSFGSMLLQGLNFSEKDGDLETCCRAASVLSHIMKDNLQCKERVLRIELEAPTPSLGAPEPLMHRVVKYLAVASSMQNKDGKSSGNSYVQPVILKLLVTWLADCPSAVNCFLDSRPHITYLLELVSNSIATVYIKGLAAVLLGECVIYNKSVESGKDAFAIVDSISQKVGLTSYFLKFEEMQKSFLFTSSTSAQPHKQLTRSASASMVDVDESNLSDQKNEDHPVLSSIFDAPFLNVVKSLEVNIREKFVEVYSQPKSKVAVVPAELEQKSGESDGEYIKRLKAFVEKQCSEIQDLLGRNASLAEDVATIGGGRSRSEQGAGSDRVQVETLRRDFQEASKRLELLKAEKAKLESEASMYKNLAGKMESDLKSLSDAYNSLEQANFHLEKEVRAKNGGGGSSFPDVDAIRAEAREEAQKESEAELNDLLVCLGQEQSKVDKLSTRLLELGEDVDKLLEDIGDDVGLPGDGEEDED from the exons ATGGATTTGGTCTCTGGTTACAag GGAGTTGTAGGGCTCGTTTTCGGCAACGAGAAATCGGGTTCTTCTAATGAAGATAG CTATATCGAGCGTTTGCTCGACTGTATAAGCAATGGTAAACTGGCAGAAGACAGGAGGACTGCTATGCTCGAGCTTCAGTCCGTTGTGGCAGAAAGCTCTGCTGCCCAACTAGCATTTGGAGCAATGG GATTCCCTGTTATGATGGGCATATTAAAGGAAGAACGGGATGATGTTGAAATG GTCCGAGGTGCCCTAGAAACTCTTGTAAGTGCCTTGACTCCTATTGACCAAGCAAAAGGACCAAAGATTGAGATTCAACCAGCTATAATGAACACTGATTTGCTTTCCAGAGAAGCAGACAGCATTTCACTTCTTCTAAGTTTGTTG TCAGAGGAGGATTTCTATGTACGATATTACACTCTTCAACTTTTGACAGCTCTTCTGACAAATTCTCGAAATAG GTTACAGGAAGCCATTCTGACCATACCTCGTGGTATAACTCGCTTAATGGATATGCTTATGGATCGTGAG GTTATACGAAATGAGGCCTTATTACTTCTTACTTATTTGACTCGCGAAGCTGAG gaaattcaaaaaattgTGGTCTTTGAAGGTGCTTTTGAAAAGATATTCAGCATCATCAAAGAGGAAGGTGGTTCGGATGGTGGTGTTGTTGTGCAG GACTGTATTGAATTGTTGAACAATCTTATTCGGAACACTGCATCGAATCag ATACTGCTGAGGGAGACAATGGGATTTGACCCCTTAATGTCAATTTTGAAGCTACGAGGGAGTACTTACAGTTTCACTCAACAAAAG ACAATTAATCTACTCAGTGCGTTGGAAACTGTTAATTTGCTAATAATGGGAGGCTCGGAGGCTGATCCTGGAAAAGATGCAAATAAGCTAACAAATAGAACCACCCTCGCTCAG AAAAAAGTATTGGACCATCTTCTAATGCTGGGTGTGGAAAGCCAGTGGGCACCTGTTGCTGTTCGTTGTTCA GCACTGCGATGCATTGGTAATCTGATTGCTGGACATCCCAAGAATCTTGATGCGCTTGCAAGCAAATTTCTTGGAGAGGGGCCTCAGGAACCTGCTTTGAACTCAATTCTTCGAATCATTTTGCGGACATCCAGTATACAAGAATTTGTTGCAGCAGATTATGTTTTTAAGAGCTTTTGTGAG AATAATGCTGATGGCCAAACTATGTTAGCGTCTACATTGATTCCGCAACCGCATTCCATGATTCATGCACCTGTTGAAGAGGATGTGAACATGTCCTTTGGAAG CATGCTATTACAAGGTCTTAACTTCAGCGAGAAAGATGGCGATCTTGAG ACATGCTGCAGAGCTGCTAGTGTTCTTTCTCATATAATGAAGGACAATCTGCAGTGCAAGGAAAGG GTATTGCGTATTGAACTTGAGGCACCTACTCCATCTCTAGGTGCTCCAGAGCCTCTAATGCACCGTGTGGTAAAATACTTGGCTGTTGCCTCTTCCATGCAAAACAAAGATGGAAAGTCAAGCGGAAACTCATATGTTCAACCAGTTATCCTGAAATTGCTGGTCACTTGGCTAGCTGATTGCCCTAGTGCAGTGAATTGCTTCCTAGATTCACGTCCCCACATCACTTATCTGCTTGAGTTGGTATCCAATTCAATTGCTACAGTGTACATAAAGGGGTTGGCAGCTGTTCTTCTTGGAGAGTGTGTGATCTACAACAAATCAGTTGAAAGTGGGAAGGACGCCTTTGCTATAGTTGATTCCATAAGCCAGAAAGTTGGGCTCACGTCATATTTTCTGAAGTTCGAGGAGATGCAGAAAAGCTTCCTTTTCACCTCTTCAACATCAGCTCAGCCGCACAAACAATTAACCAGATCCGCCTCAGCTAGTATGGTAGATGTTGATGAGAGCAATCTCTCTGATCAGAAAAATGAGGATCATCCGGTTCTCTCCTCAATCTTTGATGCTCCATTTCTAAACGTAGTTAAGAGTTTGGAGGTGAATATCAGAGAAAAATTCGTTGAGGTATACAGTCAACCGAAGAGCAAGGTGGCAGTGGTGCCAGCAGAACTGGAACAGAAAAGCGGGGAAAGTGATGGAGAGTATATAAAGCGGCTGAAAGCATTTGTGGAGAAGCAATGCTCTGAGATACAG gATCTCCTTGGCCGCAATGCAAGTTTGGCTGAGGATGTGGCAACGATTGGTGGGGGCCGCTCCCGGTCCGAGCAGGGTGCAGGCTCCGATAGAGTCCAGGTAGAGACACTTAGACGAGATTTTCAAGAAGCATCTAAACGGTTGGAGTTGCTCAAGGCAGAGAAAGCCAAGCTTGAATCTGAGGCATCCATGTATAAGAACTTAGCCGGAAAGATGGAATCTGATCTGAAGAGCTTATCCGATGCTTACAACAGTCTTGAGCAGGCGAATTTCCATCTAGAGAAGGAGGTCAGAGCTAAGAATGGTGGAGGAGGGTCGTCGTTTCCCGATGTGGATGCAATTAGAGCCGAGGCAAGGGAAGAAGCTCAGAAGGAGAGCGAGGCTGAACTGAATGATCTTCTCGTGTGCCTCGGGCAAGAACAAAGCAAGGTGGACAAACTAAGTACGAGGTTGTTGGAGTTAGGAGAGGACGTCGACAAGCTGCTTGAAGATATTGGAGATGACGTGGGGTTGCCTGGAGACGGTGAGGAGGATGAAGACTGA